The nucleotide sequence CGCCTCGCGTTCCGCGGGGGTCACCGTCGGTGTGCCGGGCGGGAGGTGCTTGAGCACGTCGGCCACCGGGACCTTCGTGACCGTTGCCTCGGGGTAGTCGTCGGCCTGGTAGAAGCGGGCCTGGAGGATGCCCCAGGGCCAGTCGGCCTTGTCGAGCCAATTGTGGATGCCGGGGTCCCGGTGGGAGACCACGCCGCGGAACCAGCCGTCGGGGTCGACGCGGGCCTGGGTGTCGTTGAGGCTGGACTGGCGGTTGACCCAGTCGACGGTGGCGAAGCGGTCGTCCGCGACGAGGATCTGCCAGTAGCGGCACGGGTCGGGGACGGGGAACTCGACGATCAGGGCCTCGTCGTCGGCGATCCTGTGGATGCCGTCGTAGTACGCCTGTTTGGTGGCGAGGCCGCCGCCCTGCTGGATCCACCGGGAGCGGGTGAGGACGTTGATCCCGTGGTGTTCCTCGTAGTAGCGCACGAGTTCCATGTCGAAGGTGATCATGCCGGTGATCCAGTCGCCCATGTCCGAGAAACGGCGGGCGACTTCGGCGGGGTCCATGTCCGCGCCGGGGTCGTCCAGCCGGTTGATCGCGACCTGGGCGTCCGTCTCGTTGTTCCAGTCGCACGCGCACTTGCGCATGAGCAGCTTGCCGGCGCCGGGGTTGAGCCGCCACCAGTCGCCGTCGTGGCCCGCGGGGCGTTCGGCGCTGAGGACGACGCGGAACGAGCCGTCGTCGGCGATGGCGAGGTCGTCGAGTTCGTGGGTGACCGACTGGAAGCGCATGGTGCGCTCGGTGCCCTTGAGGCTGGTCGTCATGCCGGGGGCGTGCTGCGTGATCTCGACGAAGCGGCTGGTGCCGCGCCGGCCGGTGATCTCGTACACGCCGTCGCCGTCGATCTCGGCGCTCAGGTACACGTAGTCGGGGTTGGGCCCGCCCTGGTTGCACGCGAAGTTCCACAGCGGCATGAACACCGGCCTGCGGGTGTCGGTGTAGACATGGCACAGGTAGCCGCAGGACAGGATCGACAGGGCCAGCTTGTTCATGTCCTGGACCTCGGCCTCGGTGGCGCCGTCCGGCCGCCAGGTGGCGAGGAGCCGGTCGGCGACGCCCTTCAGCGCCTCCATCTGGTCGTCCCAGGTGGGGAGTCCGTGCGTTGCGGGGAGTGCGGTCACGCGTCAGCCCTCCACGGCCACGTCGAAACGGCGGATGTAGAAGTCGTATTCGGATCGGATGCGGTCGCGGCTCAGCCCGAACTGCTCGGCGGTGTAGCGGTGCACGCCTCCGGCCCCGACCGCGTGCCGGTCCTGCCAGGCGAAGATGGTGTCCGCGGTGTCCGGAGCCAGGTCGAGGCCGAGCCAGTCGTAGACCCGGCGGACGGTGCCCCGCGGGTCGCCGACGAGGTCGCGGTGGTGCACGTCGAGGAAGCGGTCCTCGCCGATCCGCGCGCGTTCCTCGATGGCGTGCTCCAACCCCTCGCGCAGGTGCTCGCTCACCTCGGCGCCCAGCGCGTGCAGGTCCCGCTCGCCCGCGGCGGGCGGGAAGATCGTGGAGACCAGGCTGGTGTACGACGGGACGACCTTGGCCGGATCGCGGTGCGTCATCACGAACCGCATCTCGGGGTACGCCGTGGCCAGCGCCTCCAGATGGAACTTGTGGTGCGGCGCCTTGAACAGCCACAGCTCGGGCGGCTTCCGGGAGCCGAGGAGCTTCACGACGCGGCGGTGGTAGGCGTACGTCTCGGTCAGGTCGGCCCGGCGCCACCACGCCCGGTAGCCGGGCACTGGCAGCGTCATCTGCTGGCCGTGGAACGCCATCCCGAGGATCTCGGTGTCCTCCATCGTGGCGTCGATCTCGACGATGTGCATCGCCTTCTGCCGGTCCGAACGGCCTTCCTGCGCACGGACGAACGCCCGCCGCCGCGGGTCGTCCCGCTCGCGGCCGGCCACCGGCGGAGGCACCGGCCGGTTCTGCTCCCAACCGGTGAGGCAGCGGAACCGCGGGTCGAGCGACAGCATGTCCGCGAGCGCGGTGGTGCCCGTACGGGGGAGGCCCATGATGTCCACCGGGCCCGCGATGGCGGCGTCCTCCGTCTCGGGGTGGTCCTCGTACCAGGCCTCGACGTCGAGCCGGTTCACCAGGCGCCGCCGCAGGTCGGCGACGACCGCCGCGTCGGTGCCCGGGTCGAGGTCGCCGTCGCGTTCCAGGCTGTCCAGGAGCACCGCCAGGCCTTCGCGGAAGTCGCCGGGTCCGAAGTCGCCGTGGCCGGCCTCGGCCGCCGCCTCGGCGAGGAGCGCGTCGGCGGTCGGGTAGCGGCTCATCGGATCGCCTCCGGGAAGTAGTGGGCGGCCATCGCCCGGAACCCGGCCTTCCAGTCGACCGTGCACGGGCCCGTGATGGACGCGCGCTTGGTGTGCTCGCCGACCGACCCGACCGACGCCCCCGCGACCGGCTCGACACGCAAGTCGGCTTCCGTGCCGAGCAGTTCGGCGAAGTACCGGCACCACTCCTGCACCGTCACGGGCACGTCGCCGGACCAGTTCACGATCGTCGCCGGAACGCTCGCGGCGTCGAGCAGCGCCGCCACGTGGGCGTTGATGTCGTCGTAGTGGATCGGGCTGTACGGCAGGGGGTCGTTGCGCACCACGACCGGCTTCCCCTCCGCGATCGCCCGCAGGTGCCACAGCGGCAGCCCGCCGCGGTCGCCGTACGCGCTGCCCATCCGGGCGATCGTGACCGGGAGGCCGAACTCCCGGGCGCAGTACCGGGCGACGGCCTCCTCGGCGATCTTGACAATCGAGTACGGCCGCGGGTTCGGCAGGAGCTGATCGCCGATCGGCTCGTCCTCCCGGAACGCGTGCCAGGGGTCCGGGTGCGGCTTGTAGACCGTCAGCGTCGACATCACCAGCGCGGCCTTGGCCCGGCGGCAGTGCGACAGGAGGAGCCCCGCCCCCTCCGCGTTGACGCGCAGACCCCGCTCGTAGTCGTCGCCGAAGTCGGCCGCGATGTGCAGCAGATACGTGAAGTCGTCGGGAAGCCCGCCGAAGTCGGGGTCGCCCAGATCGACCGAACGGGTCGTGACACCAAGGGACTCGACCTCGGCGCGAGCGACCGGATCCCCGAACCTGCCGATGCCCCACACCTCGTTGCGGGCGGCCAGCGTCCGGGCGAGGCCGTGGGCGATGCGCCCGGACGGCCCGGTGATCAGGATCTTCTCACCGCTCAGCATGTCCACAACTCCCGCTGTATCGCGTCGCGAGCCGACCTTCTCATCCAAGCCTCGCTGATCTTTGATCAAAAATCTCCACCGCGGCATGATAGTCACGCAAAGCCCCTCACCGGCAAGACTTCCGCCCATCGATCTCATGGTCGTGCTCGCCGACGCGCCCGTACCCGCTCGGTGGTTCGGGGGAGCGGCCGGTCACTGCCCCGCTTGACCGTCGAGCCGGCGCAGGTGCTTGTCGGCTCGTGCGCTCCACACCGTCGGCACGGCCGCCAGGGCGCCGGCGCCGGCGAGCCACAGAACGCCCCGGAGGGGCAGGAAGTCGACGATGACGCCGCCGATCAGCGCGCCCGGGATGCGCCGCCGGTCCGGGAGGTCTCCCGCGCCGCCGCGTAGTGGAGGCACTCGCGGGTCAGGTTGTCGCCGCGACCGGTCGCGGATTCGGCGAGCAGGAGCCAGGCCGAGAACGCCCGCAGTGTCGGCAGGTCGAGTCTCCTCGGTGCGAGAGAACTTCGGGACGGCGGAGATGAGTTGGGCGGCTTTGTGGTCGGGATGCGCCTCGGAGGGCGGTCGGGCTCAGGGGACGGCGCGAGCCGGGGGTCGGGACGGGGGCGAGCCGGCGGCTCCGGGGCAAGGGGTGAGTGGCCGGAGGGTGTGCGCGGGCGCGAGGCGTACCGGTCAGGTGTGGCCCGGGGAGGTGGACGTGGCCTTATTTAAATAGTTGACTAGGTCGTAATTATGCGGTTAGCGTAAGTACAAGTACGGCACAAGCAAGCAGATCGGTCGCCGACGGGCGCTCGCAAGGTCGGGTGCCCGGTGTCCGGAGCGTCCACGGGGTGGTGGGTGCTCTCGTCCCGACACGACTGGAGAACGCCGGCATGACCACGGACGACGCGCGCAGGCAGCCTCGCTACCACTTCGACCGGCACGCCCCGGGGTACCGCGGGGAGTTCGAGACCATCACCCGGGACATGCAGTCCCGGTGCCCCGTCGCCTGGTCGGAGACCTACGGCGGACACTGGGTGGCGGCCGGCAACCGGGAGGTGTTCGAGCTGGCCCGCGCCGCCGAGTACCTGTCGAACGACCACGACGTGCACGGCGAGCGCCGCGGCTACCGGGGCATCACGATCCCGCCGCCGAAACACGGTGAGGGCGGCCAGGGCGGATTCCTGGAGATGGACCCGCCCGAGCAGCGGCACTACCGGCAGGCGCTCAACCCGTACCTCTCCCCGGCCGCCGTCCGGCGGTGGGTGCCGTTCATGGACGAGGTCGTCCGCGCCGCGCTCGACGAGCGGATCGAGAGCGGCCGGATCGATTTCGTCGACGACCTCGCCAACGTCGTCCCCGCGGTGCTGACCCTCGCGATGCTGGGCATCCCGCTCGCGAACTGGAAGATCTACAACGACCCCGTGCACGCGTCCGTCTACACGCCCCCGGACTCACCGGACTCCGAGCGTCTGCGGGAGATGCACCTGCACATGTGGCGGCACCTCCTCGACCAACTCCGCGAGATCCGGCGCCACCCCCGGCCGGGCATGATCGACGCGGTGGTCACCGCCGACATCAACGGCAGGAGGCCGGACGACGACGAACTCCTCGGCGTCCTGGGCCTGCTCATCGGCGGCGGATTCGATACGACGACCGCCCTGACCGCGCACTCCCTGGAATGGCTCGGGCTCAACCCACATGAGCGCGGGCGGCTGATCCGCGAGCGCGACACACTGCTGGACAGCGCGACCGAGGAGTTCCTGCGCTTCTTCACACCGGCGCCGGGCGACGGCCGAACCATCGCCCAGGACTGCGAGTTGGCCGGAACGCGCTTCCACGAAGGCGACCGGCTGTGGCTGTCGTGGGCCATGGCGAACCGGGACCCCGCGGTCTTCCCCGAGCCGAACCGCATCGACATGGCCCGCCCGGGCAACCGGCACTACAGCTTCGGCCTGGGCATCCACCGCTGCATCGGCTCCAATCTGGCCCGCGTGTCGTTCAAGCGCATGATCACCGCCGTGCTCGACCGCCTCCCCGACTACACGATCGACACCGAAGGCACCGTGCACTACGCCACCATCGGCGTGATCCAGGGCATGCGGC is from Yinghuangia sp. ASG 101 and encodes:
- a CDS encoding DUF1214 domain-containing protein translates to MTALPATHGLPTWDDQMEALKGVADRLLATWRPDGATEAEVQDMNKLALSILSCGYLCHVYTDTRRPVFMPLWNFACNQGGPNPDYVYLSAEIDGDGVYEITGRRGTSRFVEITQHAPGMTTSLKGTERTMRFQSVTHELDDLAIADDGSFRVVLSAERPAGHDGDWWRLNPGAGKLLMRKCACDWNNETDAQVAINRLDDPGADMDPAEVARRFSDMGDWITGMITFDMELVRYYEEHHGINVLTRSRWIQQGGGLATKQAYYDGIHRIADDEALIVEFPVPDPCRYWQILVADDRFATVDWVNRQSSLNDTQARVDPDGWFRGVVSHRDPGIHNWLDKADWPWGILQARFYQADDYPEATVTKVPVADVLKHLPPGTPTVTPAEREAQLRHRRTGAQLRRLW
- a CDS encoding sulfotransferase family protein, yielding MSRYPTADALLAEAAAEAGHGDFGPGDFREGLAVLLDSLERDGDLDPGTDAAVVADLRRRLVNRLDVEAWYEDHPETEDAAIAGPVDIMGLPRTGTTALADMLSLDPRFRCLTGWEQNRPVPPPVAGRERDDPRRRAFVRAQEGRSDRQKAMHIVEIDATMEDTEILGMAFHGQQMTLPVPGYRAWWRRADLTETYAYHRRVVKLLGSRKPPELWLFKAPHHKFHLEALATAYPEMRFVMTHRDPAKVVPSYTSLVSTIFPPAAGERDLHALGAEVSEHLREGLEHAIEERARIGEDRFLDVHHRDLVGDPRGTVRRVYDWLGLDLAPDTADTIFAWQDRHAVGAGGVHRYTAEQFGLSRDRIRSEYDFYIRRFDVAVEG
- a CDS encoding NAD-dependent epimerase/dehydratase family protein, which encodes MLSGEKILITGPSGRIAHGLARTLAARNEVWGIGRFGDPVARAEVESLGVTTRSVDLGDPDFGGLPDDFTYLLHIAADFGDDYERGLRVNAEGAGLLLSHCRRAKAALVMSTLTVYKPHPDPWHAFREDEPIGDQLLPNPRPYSIVKIAEEAVARYCAREFGLPVTIARMGSAYGDRGGLPLWHLRAIAEGKPVVVRNDPLPYSPIHYDDINAHVAALLDAASVPATIVNWSGDVPVTVQEWCRYFAELLGTEADLRVEPVAGASVGSVGEHTKRASITGPCTVDWKAGFRAMAAHYFPEAIR
- a CDS encoding cytochrome P450 encodes the protein MTTDDARRQPRYHFDRHAPGYRGEFETITRDMQSRCPVAWSETYGGHWVAAGNREVFELARAAEYLSNDHDVHGERRGYRGITIPPPKHGEGGQGGFLEMDPPEQRHYRQALNPYLSPAAVRRWVPFMDEVVRAALDERIESGRIDFVDDLANVVPAVLTLAMLGIPLANWKIYNDPVHASVYTPPDSPDSERLREMHLHMWRHLLDQLREIRRHPRPGMIDAVVTADINGRRPDDDELLGVLGLLIGGGFDTTTALTAHSLEWLGLNPHERGRLIRERDTLLDSATEEFLRFFTPAPGDGRTIAQDCELAGTRFHEGDRLWLSWAMANRDPAVFPEPNRIDMARPGNRHYSFGLGIHRCIGSNLARVSFKRMITAVLDRLPDYTIDTEGTVHYATIGVIQGMRHLPAAFTPGERTGAGLDETLERLQRVCDTERLAEPVTVRGPGANTTE